Proteins from one Oscillatoria nigro-viridis PCC 7112 genomic window:
- a CDS encoding regulatory protein RecX, with the protein MSCLDYFYFLLSRKDYSASELRKKGQEKGFGNEEILEAIAQIQDRGYQSDTRLVANSIASAAGKYGKSAIKRKCLQKGITNDLFEQVWEEETAENQDSEAEKLAELKAKVMRKYKIDTWGKADPKTKGKVLNYLQYRGFNAFEIWRQWQTEEDDE; encoded by the coding sequence ATGAGCTGTCTTGACTATTTCTATTTTCTCTTGTCCCGCAAAGACTACAGTGCCTCTGAACTTCGCAAAAAGGGGCAAGAGAAAGGTTTTGGCAATGAGGAAATATTGGAGGCGATCGCGCAAATTCAAGACCGCGGCTATCAGTCCGACACTCGCTTGGTGGCAAACTCGATCGCCTCTGCCGCAGGCAAATACGGGAAGTCGGCCATCAAGCGCAAGTGCCTGCAAAAAGGAATTACCAACGATTTGTTCGAGCAAGTCTGGGAAGAAGAAACTGCCGAAAATCAGGACTCCGAAGCAGAAAAACTGGCCGAATTAAAAGCCAAAGTCATGCGGAAATACAAGATCGATACTTGGGGTAAAGCAGATCCGAAAACCAAGGGCAAAGTCTTGAATTACCTGCAATACAGGGGCTTTAATGCCTTTGAAATTTGGCGGCAGTGGCAAACAGAAGAAGATGACGAGTAA
- a CDS encoding DUF4385 domain-containing protein, which translates to MKQFDYHADFKNIDFRQHPELYRVGKGEQGVLLVEPYKGEILPFWRFKTPEIARESSSKIYSLFLEYLDREDFVGADMARKFLQMGYTRSRRYANHKSGRKYQQNPQKLKSVAEQSAARKDILPLQADPVKAESAAIFQEKWMLAKINEKYLELLARHRQMYESYLVNAED; encoded by the coding sequence ATGAAGCAGTTCGACTACCATGCGGATTTTAAGAACATCGACTTTCGACAGCACCCGGAACTTTATCGGGTAGGGAAAGGAGAACAGGGAGTGCTGTTGGTTGAACCCTACAAAGGAGAAATTCTGCCTTTCTGGAGATTTAAGACTCCTGAAATTGCCAGGGAGTCCAGCAGCAAAATTTACTCCTTGTTTTTAGAGTATCTCGATCGCGAAGATTTTGTGGGAGCCGACATGGCCCGCAAGTTCTTGCAGATGGGGTATACTCGATCGCGTCGCTACGCCAACCACAAAAGCGGCCGAAAATACCAGCAAAACCCTCAGAAGCTGAAGTCTGTTGCAGAGCAAAGCGCCGCTCGAAAAGATATTTTGCCGCTACAAGCAGATCCGGTGAAAGCAGAATCCGCGGCCATTTTTCAAGAGAAATGGATGCTGGCCAAAATCAACGAGAAATATCTCGAGCTTTTAGCCAGACACCGGCAGATGTACGAATCTTATTTAGTCAACGCTGAGGATTGA
- a CDS encoding DoxX family protein, with product MWSSIFLLSRSQIANFGKHYRSKLTIINYRLPVKSQKEIWRVILAVAISIVGVLHFAVPAPFIRIVPPQLPYPEALVYISGFFEILGGIGLLVPPVSRAAAWGLIALFIAVFPANINQAVNNIPIEGIPHNQLLYWFRLPFQAVLIAWAWVYTQPDEGKPRASIVPDRTENAR from the coding sequence TTGTGGAGCTCAATTTTCTTGTTATCTCGATCGCAGATAGCGAATTTTGGCAAGCATTATCGCAGCAAGTTAACAATTATTAATTACCGATTGCCCGTGAAAAGTCAAAAAGAAATTTGGCGAGTTATTCTCGCAGTAGCTATCAGTATTGTAGGCGTGCTGCACTTTGCAGTGCCCGCACCTTTTATCCGAATCGTGCCGCCCCAGCTTCCTTACCCGGAAGCCTTAGTTTATATCAGCGGTTTTTTCGAGATTTTGGGCGGAATTGGGCTGTTAGTTCCTCCTGTCAGCAGGGCGGCGGCGTGGGGATTAATTGCCTTGTTTATTGCCGTGTTTCCAGCTAATATCAATCAAGCCGTCAACAACATTCCGATAGAAGGGATTCCTCACAACCAATTACTGTATTGGTTCAGGCTGCCTTTTCAAGCTGTCTTGATTGCTTGGGCCTGGGTTTACACTCAACCAGACGAAGGTAAACCCCGGGCTTCTATAGTGCCAGATAGAACAGAAAACGCCCGATGA
- a CDS encoding DUF4168 domain-containing protein → MNTSLNTSKFGINRMLRQSLLLGIISAAALASGWAPGLYRQSPNLVFGAAAQAQEISSEEITSYARAVLAIEPKRLGASQEIKGIAGGSVPRVVCNETSQINRLSGNVRGIVVNYCDQAKKIIETNGLTVSRFNQITLLQQANPAIKQQIQAELLRLQQAGNK, encoded by the coding sequence ATGAACACCTCACTAAACACCTCTAAATTTGGCATTAACCGGATGCTGCGACAATCGCTGTTGCTCGGCATCATTTCTGCCGCAGCTTTAGCTAGCGGATGGGCGCCCGGTTTGTACAGACAATCCCCAAACCTCGTTTTCGGAGCAGCAGCCCAAGCTCAAGAAATTAGCAGCGAGGAAATTACTAGCTACGCTCGCGCTGTGTTGGCTATAGAACCCAAACGGCTGGGAGCCTCTCAAGAAATTAAAGGAATAGCAGGAGGCTCGGTGCCGCGGGTGGTGTGCAACGAAACTAGCCAAATCAACAGGCTGTCTGGAAATGTTCGCGGTATAGTGGTAAATTACTGCGATCAAGCTAAAAAAATTATCGAAACCAATGGTTTGACAGTTAGTCGCTTCAACCAGATCACTTTGCTCCAGCAAGCGAATCCGGCAATCAAACAGCAAATTCAAGCCGAGCTCCTGCGACTGCAACAAGCGGGCAATAAATAA
- the ureE gene encoding urease accessory protein UreE — translation MLTFTKHLPANPDAVVSFTLPMTADDRTRSRHRFETETGERLHLSLPRGTVLRDRDLLQSEDGSCLVLVSAKPELVLTARASSPLLLMRAAYHLGNRHVALEIADNYLRLSPDSVLQGMLEKMGLEVTEEIVPFQPETGAYGHSH, via the coding sequence ATGCTAACATTCACAAAACATTTACCAGCAAATCCCGATGCTGTTGTCAGCTTTACTTTACCGATGACAGCCGACGATCGCACTCGCAGCCGCCACCGATTCGAGACGGAGACGGGGGAAAGGCTGCACCTGAGTTTGCCCAGAGGTACGGTACTGCGCGATCGAGATTTATTGCAGTCAGAAGACGGTAGTTGTTTGGTACTGGTAAGTGCAAAACCCGAACTGGTGCTGACAGCGCGGGCATCAAGTCCGCTGCTACTGATGCGGGCGGCTTATCATTTAGGAAACCGCCACGTAGCTTTAGAAATTGCCGATAATTATTTAAGACTTTCTCCCGACTCAGTTTTGCAGGGAATGCTAGAAAAAATGGGTTTGGAAGTAACAGAGGAAATTGTGCCGTTTCAGCCGGAAACGGGGGCTTACGGGCACAGCCATTAG
- a CDS encoding urease accessory protein UreF, which produces MNNQLLSLLQLAFAPVGAYSYSEGIESLVETGAIDSEITLRNWLENSLQFGAVRVEAAVVVRALRAAQMGDLTALNYWNAWATAAKETEELRLQSWQMGRTLVRLLLDLREAKLSGRESPVASGLTTSVKDLVEFGSNQCNFAIGFGIAAANWQIEEEAAVLGYLYSWAANLASAGVKLIPLGQTSGQQLLLDLQSQISCTAREVLQLEDDDLGSCSWGLGLASMAHETQYTRLFRS; this is translated from the coding sequence GTGAACAATCAACTTTTATCTTTGTTGCAGCTAGCTTTTGCACCTGTCGGAGCTTATAGTTATTCTGAGGGAATCGAAAGTCTGGTAGAAACCGGTGCGATCGACAGCGAGATTACTTTGAGGAATTGGTTAGAAAATTCGCTGCAATTCGGGGCTGTTAGAGTAGAAGCCGCTGTGGTGGTAAGGGCTTTGAGGGCGGCACAGATGGGGGATTTGACGGCTTTGAATTACTGGAATGCTTGGGCGACTGCTGCTAAGGAAACAGAAGAGTTGCGCTTGCAAAGTTGGCAAATGGGGCGGACTTTGGTCAGGTTGCTGCTGGATTTGCGTGAAGCGAAGCTATCCGGCAGGGAATCGCCAGTTGCTTCTGGGTTAACAACAAGTGTAAAAGATTTGGTGGAATTTGGCAGCAATCAGTGCAATTTTGCGATCGGCTTTGGCATTGCCGCCGCCAACTGGCAGATTGAAGAGGAAGCGGCCGTGTTAGGATATTTGTACAGTTGGGCTGCAAATTTGGCGAGTGCGGGCGTGAAACTGATTCCCCTCGGTCAAACATCCGGTCAACAGTTACTGTTAGATTTGCAATCGCAAATTAGTTGCACGGCGCGAGAAGTTTTACAATTAGAAGATGATGACCTTGGCAGTTGCAGTTGGGGATTAGGACTGGCTAGCATGGCGCACGAAACTCAGTACACTCGATTGTTTCGCAGTTAA
- the ureG gene encoding urease accessory protein UreG — protein sequence MGAFRIGIAGPVGSGKTALLDALCKSLRQQYQIAVVTNDIYTQEDAQFLVRSQALESDRILGVETGGCPHTAIREDASINLVAIEELEHKFTDLDLVFVESGGDNLAATFSPELVDLTIYVIDVAAGDKIPRKGGPGITKSDLLVINKIDLAPLVGADLGVMERDAKKMRGEKPFVFTNLKIKEGLESVVNFVKLNIA from the coding sequence ATGGGTGCTTTTCGTATAGGAATTGCTGGGCCGGTTGGTTCGGGAAAAACTGCTTTACTTGATGCTTTGTGCAAGTCGCTGCGGCAGCAGTACCAGATTGCGGTTGTTACTAATGATATCTATACTCAGGAAGATGCACAGTTTTTGGTTCGGAGTCAAGCTTTAGAGAGCGATCGAATTTTGGGCGTAGAAACAGGAGGCTGTCCCCACACAGCCATCCGCGAAGATGCTTCCATTAACTTAGTAGCGATAGAAGAGTTAGAACACAAATTCACGGATTTAGATTTAGTATTTGTCGAAAGCGGCGGCGATAATTTGGCCGCAACGTTTAGCCCGGAGTTAGTAGATTTAACAATTTACGTAATCGATGTCGCGGCGGGCGATAAAATTCCGCGCAAAGGCGGGCCAGGAATTACTAAATCAGATTTATTAGTGATTAATAAAATAGATCTCGCGCCTTTGGTGGGAGCAGATTTGGGCGTGATGGAACGGGACGCGAAAAAAATGCGGGGGGAAAAACCTTTTGTTTTTACTAACTTGAAGATAAAGGAAGGATTAGAATCGGTAGTTAACTTTGTTAAGTTGAATATTGCATAG
- a CDS encoding Panacea domain-containing protein, producing the protein MLSCYDAAKYFLAQASEDAGDLISNLKLQKLVYYAQGFHLALYDEPLFPEAIEAWTHGPVVPDLYRYYKKYGAGAIPCPEDIDFSIYDEETKSLLDEVYSVFGQFAAWKLGKMTQEEEPWKFAAQNSGKITHQSLKEYFKTQLNCEEAS; encoded by the coding sequence ATGCTGAGTTGTTATGATGCAGCCAAATACTTTTTGGCTCAGGCAAGTGAAGATGCTGGCGATCTGATATCTAATCTCAAGCTTCAGAAGTTGGTTTACTATGCTCAAGGGTTTCATTTAGCTTTGTACGATGAACCGCTATTTCCTGAAGCGATAGAAGCATGGACTCACGGGCCGGTTGTTCCTGACTTGTACCGTTACTATAAAAAGTATGGTGCTGGTGCAATTCCATGTCCTGAAGATATAGACTTTTCGATTTACGACGAAGAAACTAAGAGCCTGCTTGATGAAGTTTATTCTGTGTTTGGACAGTTTGCTGCATGGAAGTTAGGCAAAATGACACAGGAAGAAGAACCCTGGAAATTTGCAGCTCAAAATAGCGGTAAAATCACTCATCAATCCCTGAAGGAATACTTCAAGACTCAACTCAATTGTGAAGAAGCATCTTAA
- the murG gene encoding undecaprenyldiphospho-muramoylpentapeptide beta-N-acetylglucosaminyltransferase, whose amino-acid sequence MEVLKETNTLTKAPLRLLVAASGTGGHLFPAIATASQLNDCQIEWLGVPDRMETELVSSLYPLHTIAVEGFQQRFGLGTVRILSRLAGSIVQVRKLLKAGNFQGVFTTGGYIAAPAILAARSLGLPVILHESNAIPGKVTRWFSPLCTAVAIGFEAAAQHLPRAKTVVAGTPVRSQFLTRQPLNLPIPDSVPVILVMGGSQGAVSVNQLVRQCAPAWFDAGAWVVHLTGNNDPDAESLKHEQYLSMPFYDNVASLLQRANLAISRSGASALTELAVTGVPSILIPFPHAADDHQRFNAEVFAASGAAVVFRQSELTAEVLQSKVLYLLKDSEYLAKMSQAALQLAVTDSTERLANLVRELVVR is encoded by the coding sequence GTGGAAGTTCTAAAAGAAACAAATACCTTGACAAAAGCCCCCCTCCGGTTGTTGGTTGCAGCTAGCGGCACCGGAGGACATTTATTTCCCGCGATCGCCACCGCTAGTCAGTTGAACGACTGTCAGATCGAATGGCTGGGAGTCCCAGACCGCATGGAAACCGAGTTAGTTTCATCCCTTTACCCCCTCCACACGATCGCCGTTGAAGGCTTTCAGCAGCGATTTGGACTCGGTACAGTGCGAATTTTGAGCAGACTCGCCGGCTCGATCGTTCAGGTGCGGAAGTTGCTCAAAGCGGGAAATTTTCAGGGAGTTTTTACTACCGGCGGTTACATCGCAGCACCTGCAATTCTAGCGGCCCGTTCTTTGGGTTTGCCGGTGATTCTCCACGAATCTAATGCCATTCCCGGGAAGGTGACGCGGTGGTTTAGTCCTTTGTGCACTGCTGTGGCGATCGGATTTGAAGCTGCAGCCCAGCATTTACCCCGCGCCAAAACGGTGGTTGCCGGTACGCCCGTGCGATCGCAATTCCTGACTCGCCAACCTCTAAATTTGCCAATTCCTGACAGCGTACCTGTAATTTTAGTTATGGGCGGATCTCAAGGTGCTGTCTCCGTCAATCAGTTAGTGCGGCAGTGTGCTCCGGCTTGGTTTGATGCCGGTGCTTGGGTAGTTCACCTGACAGGAAATAATGACCCGGATGCCGAGAGTTTGAAACACGAACAATATTTGTCGATGCCATTTTACGACAATGTGGCGAGCTTGTTGCAGCGAGCAAATTTAGCAATTAGTCGATCGGGCGCCAGTGCCCTGACAGAATTAGCAGTGACGGGAGTACCTTCTATTTTAATTCCTTTTCCTCACGCGGCTGACGACCACCAAAGATTTAATGCGGAAGTATTTGCCGCATCCGGCGCCGCCGTGGTATTCCGTCAAAGCGAACTGACAGCAGAGGTATTGCAAAGCAAAGTGCTGTATTTGTTAAAAGATTCCGAATATTTGGCAAAAATGTCTCAAGCTGCTCTTCAATTAGCGGTGACAGACAGTACAGAACGTTTGGCAAATTTGGTCAGGGAATTGGTGGTGCGGTAG